A part of Misgurnus anguillicaudatus chromosome 6, ASM2758022v2, whole genome shotgun sequence genomic DNA contains:
- the LOC129434287 gene encoding disintegrin and metalloproteinase domain-containing protein 10, with protein sequence MHLSAVSVLLSVLLCLLCGGSARGYYSNPLNKYIRHYEGLSYDTDEVHEAHQRAKRALSHHESFLHLQFHSHGRHFNLRMKRDTRMFSEDFKLEMSGQEMDYDTSHIYTGEIYGEQGTLSHGSVVDGRFDGFVQTHRGTYYIEPAERYLEDKNVPFHSVIYHEDDIHYPHKYGPEGGCADSSVFDRMKKYQTSAVDEPAKEVNVKKTSVNDPVVLRRKRMTQVEKNTCQLFIQTDHLFFKYYKTREAVIAQISSHVKAIDAIYQGTDFMGIRNISFMVKRIRINTTNDERERSNPFRFANIGVEKFLELNSEQNHDDYCLAYVFTDRDFDDGVLGLAWVGAPAGSSGGICEKSKLYSDGKKKSLNTGIITVQNYASHVPPKVSHITFAHEVGHNFGSPHDSGSECTPGESKSQDKKERGNYIMYARATSGDKLNNNKFSVCSIKNISQVLEKKRGSCFVESGQPICGNGLVEPGEECDCGYSDQCKDDCCYDANQPDNKKCKLKPNRVCSPSQGPCCTPQCSYKSRNEKCREESECAHQGMCNGASAQCPTSEPKANFTACHGDTQVCLNGGCSGSICEKYGLEVCTCASVDGKDETELCHVCCMEKMSPSTCSSTGSERLARFFNKKVTTLQAGSPCNDFKGYCDVFMKCRLVDADGPLARLKKAIFNPELYENIAEWIVAHWWAVLLMGIALIMLMAGFIKICSVHTPSSNPKLPPPKPLPGTLKRRRAQQHANQQQQLHQHQNQHPHAHQNQRQAPRQAQRQPQPQRHHRQPRDNYQMGQMRR encoded by the exons ATGCATCTGTCCGCGGTGTCGGTGCTGTTATCGGTGCTGTTGTGCCTCTTGTGTGGCGGATCCGCGCGAG GTTATTACAGCAACCCCTTAAACAAGTACATTCGGCACTATGAGGGTCTATCGTACGACACTGATGAAGTTCATGAAGCTCACCAGAGAGCCAAACGAGCTCTGAGCCATCACGAGAGCTTCTTACATCTGCAGTTTCACTCTCACGGCAG ACATTTTAACCTGCGGATGAAGAGAGACACCAGGATGTTTTCTGAGGACTTTAAGTTGGAGATGTCTGGACAGGAGATGGATTATGACACCTCTCATATCTACACCGGTGAAATCTATG GTGAACAGGGCACTCTGAGCCACGGCTCTGTCGTAGACGGGAGGTTCGATGGCTTCGTTCAGACCCATCGTGGGACGTATTACATTGAACCAGCTGAACGATACCTGGAGGACAAAAACGTTCCCTTCCATTCGGTCATCTACCACGAGGACGACATTC ATTATCCTCATAAATACGGTCCAGAAGGTGGCTGTGCGGATTCATCCGTGTTCGATCGAATGAAGAAATATCAGACGTCTGCCGTGGATGAACCAGCGAAG GAGGTGAACGTGAAGAAAACGTCAGTAAATGATCCTGTTGTGCTGAGGAGGAAGAGGATGACTCAGGTGGAGAAGAACACATGTCAGCTCTTCATCCAGACAGATCATCTGTTCTTCAAATACTATAAGACCCGAGAGGCCGTCATTGCTCAG ATCTCCAGTCATGTGAAGGCCATCGATGCCATCTACCAGGGCACAGATTTCATGGGCATCCGCAACATCAGCTTCATGGTCAAGAGAATACGG ATAAACACAACCAATGACGAGCGAGAACGTTCAAACCCGTTTCGCTTCGCCAATATCGGTGTGGAGAAGTTTCTGGAGCTGAACTCAGAACAGAATCACGATGATTACTGCCTGGCCTACGTCTTCACGGACAGAGACTTTGATGATGGCGTGTTGGGTCTGGCCTGGGTCGGGGCACCAGCGG GCAGTTCTGGTGGAATCTGTGAGAAGAGTAAATTATATTCTGATGGTAAGAAGAAGTCTTTAAATACTGGAATCATCACGGTACAGAACTACGCCTCTCACGTGCCTCCTAAAGTCTCTCATATAACATTCGCTCATGAGGTCGGACACAACTTTGGGTCGCCG CATGACTCCGGGTCAGAGTGCACTCCGGGCGAGTCAAAAAGCCAGGACAAGAAAGAAAGAGGAAATTACATCATGTATGCCAGAGCGACGTCAGGAGACAAGCTGAATAACAACAAGTTCTCGGTGTGCAGCATCAAAAACATCAGCCAGGTGTTGGAGAAGAAGCGAGGAAGCTGTTTTGTGG AATCTGGGCAGCCGATCTGTGGAAACGGTCTGGTCGAGCCCGGTGAGGAATGCGACTGCGGCTACAGCGACCAATGCAAAGACGATTGCTGCTACGACGCCAATCAGCCAGACAACAAGAAATGCAAACTGAAACCCAACCGAGTGTGCAG CCCCAGTCAGGGTCCCTGCTGCACACCCCAATGTTCCTACAAGAGCCGCAATGAGAAGTGTCGAGAGGAATCCGAGTGCGCTCATCAGGGAATGTGTAACGGAGCGTCGGCCCAATGTCCCACCTCAGAGCCCAAAGCCAACTTCACCGCCTGTCACGGAGACACACAAGTCTGTCTGAACGGG ggcTGTTCAGGCTCGATCTGTGAGAAGTACGGTCTGGAGGTCTGCACCTGCGCCAGTGTGGACGGCAAAGATGAAACCGAACTCTGTCACGTTTGCTGCATGGAGAAAA TGAGCCCGAGCACATGCAGCAGTACCGGCTCCGAGCGTCTGGCCCGTTTCTTTAATAAGAAAGTGACGACCCTGCAGGCCGGTTCGCCCTGCAACGACTTCAAAGGTTACTGCGACGTGTTTATGAAGTGTCGTCTGGTGGACGCCGACGGTCCTCTGGCACGACTCAAGAAAGCCATCTTTAACCCGGAGCTCTACGAGAACATCGCCGAGTGGATAGTG GCTCATTGGTGGGCAGTCTTACTCATGGGCATTGCACTCATCATGCTTATGGCGGGATTCATCAAAATCTGCAGCGTTCACACACCGAGCAGCAACCCTAAACTCCCACCTCCAAAACCACTGCCAG GTACCCTGAAGAGACGACGAGCTCAACAGCACGCCAACCAACAGCAGCAACTTCATCAACACCAGAACCAACATCCTCACGCTCACCAGAACCAGCGACAGGCTCCACGTCAAGCCCAGCGCCAACCCCAGCCGCAACGTCACCACCGCCAGCCCCGTGATAACTACCAGATGGGTCAGATGAGACGCTGA
- the lipcb gene encoding hepatic triacylglycerol lipase → MMRIQTAARICFLIYTLTAAVKGNLTDAAAATETPDSPDAVKTPLVIKSSFHIYHEGNVFEETCAVVPFRSETLERCGYNRTNDLVIIIHGWTMNGIMEQWIFSLASALKIRIGYVNVIISDWRNLALQPYPIAAKNSLQVGQDVATLLRWLEESAQLTVDKVHLIGYSLGAHVAGFAGSHFKRRKLGRITGLDPAGPHFEGVPAFDRLSVDDAQFVDVIHTFAKSNIMPGVGIKQIIGHVDFYPNGGSFQPGCKMLDIYSNVYQYGFQGVPKTIKCAHERAVKLFTDSLLNASQPIIGYRCRDDSTFYKGLCLDCKHNRCNRLGYDIRRVRVGKSAKGLFFKTGPEAPYNVLHYQIRVLLRNLIDPDKVSVSISINGTKGESGELPIILHQESSGKKIYTSLATVGTDLGQLMSVRLVWQGDLVWSSWLRRVRNIMSWSGSDQRDELSVWRISIKSGEKQEKVWFCAPSGELAHMKASQEHHFTRCDVLKRKRDSDNMLNTSSILSHFG, encoded by the exons ATGATGAGGATCCAGACAGCTGCTCGAATCTGCTTTCTTATTTACACTTTAACTGCAGCTGTGAAGGGAAACTTAACAG aCGCTGCTGCTGCTACAGAAACACCAGACAGTCCAGACGCCGTCAAGACACCGCTGGTGATCAAATCCAGTTTTCATATCTATCACGAAGGAAACGTGTTCGAGGAAACCTGCGCTGTCGTACCGTTCAGGTCTGAAACCCTGGAGAGATGCGGTTACAACAGAACCAATGATCTGGTGATCATCATCCACGGATGGACG ATGAATGGGATCATGGAGCAGTGGATCTTCAGCTTGGCTTCTGCTTTGAAGATCAGGATTGGTTATGTCAATGTGATTATAAGCGACTGGAGAAATTTGGCTCTGCAGCCTTATCCAATCGCAGCTAAGAACAGCCTACAGGTGGGGCAGGACGTGGCCACGCTCCTCAGGTGGCTGGAG GAATCCGCACAGCTCACCGTGGATAAAGTCCATCTGATTGGCTACAGTCTGGGAGCGCACGTGGCTGGATTCGCCGGGAGTCATTTCAAAAGAAGAAAACTTGGCCGCATCACTG GTCTGGACCCCGCGGGGCCGCACTTTGAAGGGGTCCCTGCGTTCGACCGACTCTCAGTAGATGATGCTCAGTTTGTTGATGTCATTCACACTTTTGCCAAAAGTAACATCATGCCTGGAGTCGGTATAAAACAGATCATCGGTCACGTGGATTTCTACCCCAACGGAGGCTCATTTCAGCCCGGCTGCAAGATGCTCGACATCTACAGTAACGTTTATCAGTATGGATTTCAAG GCGTACCCAAGACCATTAAATGTGCCCATGAACGTGCAGTCAAACTCTTTACTGACTCTCTGCTTAACGCCAGTCAGCCCATAATAGGCTACCGTTGCCGTGACGACAGCACTTTCTACAAAGGTCTGTGTCTGGACTGCAAACACAACCGTTGTAACAGGCTGGGCTACGACATCAGACGCGTACGGGTGGGCAAGAGCGCTAAAGGCCTGTTCTTCAAAACTGGCCCGGAGGCACCGTATAATG TGCTTCACTATCAGATCAGAGTTCTGCTCAGGAATCTCATCGACCCCGACAAGGTGTCTGTGTCCATTTCAATCAATGGAACCAAAGGAGAGAGCGGAGAATTACCCATAATCCT GCACCAGGAAAGCTCAGGTAAGAAGATCTACACATCATTGGCCACAGTAGGCACCGATCTGGGTCAGCTGATGTCTGTCAGGCTGGTTTGGCAGGGCGATCTGGTCTGGTCCAGTTGGCTAAGACGGGTCAGAAACATCATGAGCTGGAGTGGATCCGATCAGCGTGATGAACTCAGTGTTTGGAGGATTTCCATCAAATCAGGAGAGAAGCAAGAAAA GGTTTGGTTTTGTGCCCCGTCGGGTGAATTGGCACACATGAAGGCCTCGCAGGAGCACCACTTCACTCGCTGTGATGTCTTAAAGAGAAAACGGGACTCGGACAACATGTTAAACACTTCCtcaattttaagtcactttggataa
- the aqp9a gene encoding aquaporin-9a encodes MKHQHCVIKHNIIKEFLAEFLGTFILVLFGCGSVAQTVLSRNSLGEPLTIHIGFSIGLMMGVYVSGGVSGGHLNPAVSLAMVILGKLKIWKLPIYVLAQLLGAFVGAAGVFGLYYDAFMDFTNGILSVTGINATGHIFASYPGRHLTVLGGFVDQVFGTGTLVLCILAITDGGNMGAPKGVEPLAVGLIILGISVSMGLNCGYPLNPARDLGPRLFTAVAGWGTEVFRQELALHLCTQTTV; translated from the exons ATGAAGCATCAGCATTGTGTCATTAAACACAACATCATTAAAGAGTTCCTGGCCGAGTTTCTGGGGACCTTCATACTGGTG TTGTTTGGCTGTGGCTCCGTCGCTCAGACCGTGTTAAGCCGAAACTCTCTCGGCGAGCCTCTGACCATCCACATTGGCTTCAGCATCGGACTCATGATGGGAGTTTATGTGTCTGGTGGTGTGTCAG GTGGCCACCTGAATCCAGCCGTGTCTCTGGCCATGGTGATCTTAGGAAAGCTGAAGATCTGGAAGTTACCCATCTACGTCTTGGCACAGTTGCTGGGAGCGTTCGTAGGTGCTGCTGGAGTCTTTGGACTTTATTATG ATGCTTTTATGGATTTCACGAATGGAATACTGTCAGTGACGGGAATTAATGCCACAGGGCACATATTCGCATCTTACCCTGGAAGACACCTGACGGTACTGGGAGGTTTTGTGGATCAG GTGTTTGGCACGGGAACGCTGGTTCTCTGTATTCTAGCGATCACTGATGGGGGAAATATGGGAGCCCCTAAAGGGGTGGAGCCTCTGGCTGTTGGTCTGATTATTCTGGGCATCAGTGTCTCTATGGGTCTGAACTGTGGTTACCCGCTGAACCCCGCACGAGATCTGGGCCCACGACTCTTCACCGCTGTGGCGGGTTGGGGGACAGAGGTTTTCAGGCAAGAGTTGGCTTTGCATTTATGCACACAAACTACAGTATAA
- the LOC129434289 gene encoding cingulin-like protein 1, with translation MESYSSDFRNPAQESQNCDSGSFGVKVRVQGINGRPYVVLNDQGKTSPEYPDVFLMDHQQQGLLSYMSGSASSTQTPRTDFRSLRTRRNASMQLLNSQKSPEILKTYDLRNSSLNIAQSPPYHRNTVTQSGEVWLNASPVMIKRARIPMPAVSQERELSVDNPPCQTSHIICSLSVPASADDPTENMEQYSTSTDHRQSARVGRVGQRSRARLEDKGRWRSAAAISGLEMEVENFPDSTNVSTSDRQQKDVRSAGSTGQHNKATPDLLKGQQELPDHPDEKTAKLVMFNYLKEGSSDDEDVIRQKVDVIFQKMLKSRTTLETLEEWFQLADRHAEVNDLKDRRATLENEISYLKQQLQQENKKSEEKQERLQEELERSQQEQLELRHRLTDLEKDLQSSLDQLLQAKRARDQCRADMRDLQQQLSDIHDELDTTKSSDAGERERLLQDLSELREEFQALQEVYEEQGDALLHRERELMALQGALEEEKSAHVKDVETLKETHQQEVHKLLEATEEAKESLEVLRQKVLEVAAEKSATQIHICELSRTKAELQEKIKTLEEQIISLNKIIQQRENQKTLLEERVDQLTMEKQNLEVELMEVKQQEEDMCGANRALMRHLEDTQSELSRLNRAHRELNERLQEESKQMEDLQKRKSDLEEERRNQNQVFEHLQEEMSAVVLGSERETQRLQDEVDTIRDQNWRELDALHIQLHNTQTQLQTHTQAAQEYQRERCVLEDKLSHCEFDLNEATKRTEELQKRIQQLQENKHTHEEKQLNLMEVKVFDLEQCLMEERRSSDVLMKTLERGREQIEQARTDLLQERSARQDLECDKISLERQNKDLRGRVSQLEASQRTGADALLIKLQLNVHELEEKLLEEEKENSELQQQNRKLERKMKEVKLLQEEERLSLQDQRDQLMLRLKSLKRLLDEAEEEIQRLENSKKKLQRDVDEQQELNDQLQTQLSALRIEIRRDKRPSTLQTTDEDDEDERAVSSD, from the exons ATGGAGTCATACAGCAGCGACTTTAGGAATCCGGCTCAGGAatctcagaattgtgattcAGGATCATTTGGGGTCAAAGTGCGGGTCCAGGGGATCAACGGTCGTCCGTATGTGGTCCTCAACGATCAAGGGAAAACTTCTCCTGAGTATCCTGATGTCTTTCTTATGGATCATCAGCAGCAGGGGTTGCTCTCATATATGAGTGGAAGTGCTTCAAGTACCCAAACACCTCGGACAGACTTTCGATCTTTGAGGACACGTAGGAATGCGTCGATGCAGCTATTAAACTCCCAGAAAAGTCCTGAGATTCTCAAAACGTACGATCTCAGAAACAGCAGTCTGAACATAGCACAGAGTCCTCCGTACCACAGAAACACAGTAACTCAGTCTGGTGAAGTCTGGTTGAACGCCTCACCTGTGATGATAAAGCGAGCCAGGATTCCTATGCCAGCAGTGAGTCAGGAGAGGGAACTATCAGTAGATAACCCTCCCTGTCAAACATCTCACATCATCTGTAGTCTATCTGTACCCGCCTCAGCTGATGATCCTACAGAAAACATGGAGCAGTACAGCACGAGTACAGACCACAGACAATCGGCTCGGGTCGGTCGAGTAGGTCAACGGAGCCGAGCGAGACTCGAGGACAAGGGACGGTGGAGAAGTGCAGCGGCGATATCAGGGCTTGAAATGGAAGTGGAGAATTTTCCTGATTCTACGAATGTGTCGACCTCTGACAGACAGCAGAAAGATGTCAGATCTGCAGGATCTACAGGACAACATAACAAG GCCACTCCTGATCTGTTGAAAGGACAGCAGGAACTTCCCGATCATCCTGATGAGAAAACAGCGAAACTGGTGATGTTTAACTACCTCAAAGAGGG GTCCAGTGACGATGAAGATGTGATCAGGCAGAAAGTGGATGTGATATTTCAGAAGATGTTGAAATCCAGGACAACATTGGAGACACTGGAGGAG TGGTTTCAGTTGGCAGATCGTCATGCGGAGGTGAATGATCTTAAAGACAGAAGGGCGACACTAGAGAATGAGATCTCTTACTTAAAACAACAGCTTCAGCAAGAAAACAAG AAGAGTGAAGAGAAACAAGAGAGACTGCAGGAGGAGCTCGAGAGGAGCCAACAGGAGCAGCTTGAACTTCGCCACAGACTTACAGACTTGGAGAAAGACCTACAGTCATCACTGGACCA actCCTCCAGGCAAAGAGAGCAAGAGATCAGTGTCGTGCTGATATGAGGGATCTACAACAGCAGCTTTCTGACATTCATGATGAGTTAGACACCACCAAGAGCTCAGATGCTGGTGAGAGAGAAAGACTTCTGCAG GATTTATCTGAATTACGTGAAGAATTTCAGGCTCTACAGGAGGTTTATGAGGAGCAGGGTGATGCTTTACtccacagagagagagagctcatGGCCCTACAGGGGGCATTAGAAGAGGAGAAGTCGGCCCACGTCAAAGATGTAGAAACACTGAAGGAGACGCACCAGCAGGAGGTTCATAAACTCCTCGAAGCAACAGAAGAGGCCAAAGAG AGTTTGGAGGTTCTGAGACAGAAGGTTCTGGAGGTGGCAGCAGAGAAATCTGCCACTCAGATCCACATCTGTGAACTGAGCCGGACTAAAGCAGAACTCCAGGAGAAGATCAAAACATTAGAAGAGCAAATCATCTCCCTCAATAAGATCATACAGCAGAGAGAAAACCAGAAGACCCTGCTTGAAGAACGTGTGGACCAGCTGacg ATGGAGAAACAGAATCTAGAGGTTGAGCTGATGGAGGTCAAACAGCAGGAGGAGGATATGTGTGGAGCAAACCGAGCTCTCATGAGACATCTGGAGGACACACag AGTGAGTTGAGCCGGCTGAATAGAGCTCATCGTGAGTTGAATGAGAGACTTCAGGAGGAGAGTAAACAGATGGAGGACTTACAGAAGAGAAAGAGTGATTTAGAGGAGGAGAGGAGAAACCAGAACCAAGTGTTTGAGCACCTGCAGGAGGAG aTGAGTGCAGTGGTTCTGGGTTCTGAGCGAGAGACGCAGCGTTTACAGGATGAGGTGGACACAATCAGAGATCAGAACTGGAGAGAACTTGATGCTCTACACATACAACTGCACAACACACAAACTCAactacagacacacacacaggctgCTCAGGAATACCAGAGAGAG CGGTGTGTGTTAGAGGATAAACTGTCTCACTGTGAGTTTGATCTGAATGAGGCCACAAAGAGAACAGAAGAGCTGCAGAAAAGAATTCAACAACTGCAagagaacaaacacacacatgaagAAAAACAACTAAATCTCATGGAG GTAAAGGTGTTTGATCTGGAGCAGTGTTTGATGGAGGAACGCAGAAGCTCAGATGTACTGATGAAGACACtggagagaggaagagagcAG ATTGAGCAAGCAAGAACAGATCTTCTGCAGGAGAGATCCGCTCGACAAGATCTGGAATGTGACAAAATAAGTCTAGAGCGACAG AATAAAGACCTGCGGGGACGAGTGTCACAGCTGGAAGCGTCTCAGAGGACGGGAGCGGACGCGCTGCTCATCAAACTCCAGCTGAACGTCCACGAGCTGGAAGAGAAACTTCTGGAAGAAGAGAA AGAGAACAGCGAACTACAGCAGCAGAACCGTAAACTAGAACGTAAGATGAAGGAGGTGAAGTTGCTTCAGGAGGAAGAGCGTCTGTCTCTGCAGGATCAAAGAGATCAG CTGATGCTGCGTCTGAAGAGCCTGAAGAGACTCCTGGACGAGGCAGAAGAGGAGATCCAGAGATTAGAGAACAGTAAGAAGAAACTTCAGAGAGACGTAGACGAGCAACAGGAGCTAAATGACCAGCTACAGACTCAACTGTCGGCTCTCCGCATCGAGATCAG GCGTGATAAGAGACCAAGCACACTTCAGACTACTGATGAAGACGATGAAGATGAGAGAGCCGTCAGTTCAGACTGA